From the Butyrivibrio fibrisolvens genome, one window contains:
- a CDS encoding NAD(P)/FAD-dependent oxidoreductase translates to MKNIAVIGAGAAGMMAAAAAAESGAKVTIYEKNEKAGKKIYITGKGRCNVTNNVDTDMFFGNVCRNPKFLYSAVYAFDHDSVCDFFEKNGCRLKVERGDRVFPVSDHSSDIIGTLVRYLQRLHVKISYNSEVTGIEYEDDKVVAITVGRKEKIPVDAVIVCTGGISYESTGSTGDGYRFARKAGHSLSQPFPSLVPFEVKEAWVKELQGLSLKNVSIKMVACENETEDEDARFANSKNLEVKKLGVVKKAEIPSDNAVGVASSEKKKKKNKNSKSVYEGFGEMLFTHFGISGPLILTASTRYEEGTRYKIHLNLKPALTKEQLDKRIIRDFEEGNKKVFRNVLGGLFPSKLIPVIINLSGIAPDKKVSEISKAERMKLVDLTQDLVMTVTGTRGFNEAIVTKGGVNVKEIDSSTMESKFRKGLYFAGEVLDIDAVTGGFNLQVAWSTGHLAGLCAAMEE, encoded by the coding sequence ATGAAAAATATTGCAGTAATTGGCGCAGGCGCCGCCGGAATGATGGCGGCAGCCGCTGCAGCCGAAAGTGGCGCTAAAGTCACTATATACGAAAAAAATGAAAAAGCCGGAAAAAAGATATATATTACCGGTAAGGGCAGATGTAATGTAACCAACAATGTCGATACCGACATGTTCTTTGGCAATGTATGCCGAAATCCCAAATTTTTGTACAGTGCTGTTTATGCCTTTGACCATGACAGCGTGTGCGACTTTTTTGAGAAAAACGGTTGCCGTCTTAAGGTTGAGCGTGGAGACAGGGTTTTTCCTGTTTCTGATCATTCATCAGATATCATAGGAACGCTTGTTAGATATCTTCAAAGATTGCATGTCAAGATCTCATATAATAGTGAAGTTACAGGAATAGAATATGAGGATGATAAGGTAGTAGCTATAACTGTCGGCAGGAAGGAGAAGATACCTGTTGATGCTGTTATAGTATGTACAGGCGGTATTTCGTATGAGAGTACCGGCTCTACAGGTGATGGATACAGATTTGCACGTAAGGCAGGTCACAGCTTGTCACAGCCATTTCCAAGTCTTGTCCCTTTTGAAGTCAAGGAAGCCTGGGTTAAGGAACTTCAGGGCCTTTCTCTTAAGAATGTCAGCATTAAAATGGTTGCCTGTGAAAATGAAACTGAGGATGAAGACGCTAGGTTTGCTAACTCTAAAAATCTCGAAGTTAAGAAGCTTGGAGTTGTAAAAAAGGCAGAAATTCCTTCTGATAATGCTGTAGGCGTTGCAAGTTCTGAAAAGAAGAAAAAGAAAAACAAAAATTCCAAGAGTGTCTATGAAGGCTTTGGCGAAATGCTTTTTACACATTTTGGAATAAGCGGTCCGCTTATACTTACGGCTAGTACCCGCTATGAAGAAGGAACCAGATACAAGATCCATCTTAATCTGAAGCCTGCTCTTACCAAGGAACAGTTGGACAAGCGTATAATACGTGACTTTGAAGAGGGTAATAAGAAAGTCTTTAGGAATGTTCTTGGAGGTCTTTTTCCATCAAAGCTCATACCTGTGATAATAAATCTGTCTGGGATTGCACCTGACAAGAAGGTCAGTGAGATCAGTAAAGCGGAGCGTATGAAGCTTGTGGATCTGACCCAGGACCTTGTGATGACGGTTACAGGAACCAGAGGATTTAACGAGGCTATAGTAACTAAGGGCGGAGTTAATGTCAAAGAGATAGATTCTTCTACAATGGAGTCGAAGTTTCGAAAGGGCTTATATTTTGCCGGAGAAGTTCTTGACATAGACGCTGTGACTGGAGGCTTTAACTTACAGGTTGCATGGTCTACAGGGCATCTGGCCGGACTTTGTGCGGCTATGGAAGAATAA
- a CDS encoding TetR/AcrR family transcriptional regulator, with product MSRKATITQKEIVNAAFKITKKEGYEAITSRKLAAAAGCSTQPIFRIYDNMDGLKEDVFNKASLFYEDYYASYPKNNSTPFVDLGMAYIEFAQKYPNLFRLLFLSGNNDEEKSMYALVNGGQEYVVKEVDRARSQGVKEPEQLFMKMWIFIHGSGCMAVTGDYDLSHDDSIGLLEAAYQSFK from the coding sequence ATGTCACGCAAAGCCACAATAACACAAAAAGAGATTGTAAATGCTGCATTTAAGATCACCAAAAAAGAGGGGTATGAAGCAATAACGTCAAGAAAACTTGCCGCAGCTGCAGGTTGTTCGACACAGCCTATTTTCCGTATTTATGATAATATGGACGGGCTCAAGGAAGATGTATTTAATAAAGCTTCGCTTTTTTATGAAGACTATTATGCATCCTATCCTAAGAATAACAGTACGCCTTTTGTAGACCTTGGAATGGCATACATTGAGTTTGCTCAGAAATATCCTAACCTTTTCAGACTTTTGTTTTTGTCAGGCAATAATGATGAAGAGAAGAGTATGTATGCGCTTGTTAACGGTGGACAGGAATATGTTGTCAAGGAAGTTGACCGTGCAAGAAGCCAGGGCGTCAAAGAGCCTGAACAGCTTTTTATGAAGATGTGGATCTTCATCCATGGAAGTGGATGTATGGCTGTTACGGGAGATTATGACCTAAGTCATGACGATTCGATAGGGCTTTTGGAAGCTGCATATCAGTCGTTCAAATAA